The genomic DNA TTTCCCGCAGCGCCACCGCGCAGTTGTGCGCCGAGGGCAGCGTGACCATCGATTCCCAGGAGCTGAGCAAGTCCGAGCGGTTGACCTCCGGAAACGTGGTCTCGGTGCTTTTGCCGGAGCCAGAAAAGCCGTTGCTGCCGCGCGAAGAACTGGTTGAGGGCATGGATGTGCTCTACAGCGATGCCGATATTATTTGCGTGCATAAGCCGGTGGGCGTGGCCGCGCATCCGAGCGTGGGATGGGACGGGCCGACTGTCATCGGCGGGCTGCGCGCGGCTGGCTATACCGTGGCTTCATCCGGCCCGACCGAGCGCCAAGGCATCGTGCACCGACTCGATGTTGGTACGTCTGGCGTGATGATCGTGGCTTCTTCGGAGCGCGCCTATTCTGCGCTCAAGCACGCCTTTAAATGTCGAAGTGTGAAAAAGACCTACCATGCCGTGGTGCAAGGCCTGCCTGACCCTATTGAGGGCACCATCGATGCGCCCATCGGTCGTCACCCCAAGTCGGGCTGGAAATTCGCCGTGCTTGACGACGGCAAAGCGGCCGTCACCCACTACAGCCTCATAGAAGCATTCCGCGAGGCCAGCCTCAACGAGGTGAACCTAGAGACCGGCCGCACCCACCAGATCCGCGTGCATATGTCTGCAACCGGTCACCCGTGCGTGGGCGATCCTATGTACGGCTCGGATCCGAACCTGGCCAAGCGTCTTGGGCTCGAGCGCCAATGGCTGCACGCGGTCAAGCTCGGCTTTACCCACCCCGGTACCGGCAAGTGGTTCGAGATTAAAGCACCGTACCCGGCCGATCTCGAGCACGCTTTGGAGGTTTTGCGGGGATGAGGAAGGTCTACCGGCGGCGTCGGCTAGCGGCCTTGGCAGTGCTCTCGGTGCTTTTTATCGGGGCGCTTGCCCTCTTCGGCGCCTTGGGGACGCAGGCTTCTTCGCAGGTGCAAGGAGACCAGCTTGGCCCGGATGGGGAATCGCGCGAGGAGTATTTCGCGCGCGTGTCCGGCAGCGATATTCCAGACGCGCCTGCCTACGCCCTTGTCACCTTCGACGAGGAATTGCCGCCCGTGGCCGCCGCGGCCGCCGTTGCCGCGGCCCCGCGCATGGACGCCATCCTCATTGGCTCCACCGCCCCCGTCGACGTCCCGGAGCCCACCGCGGGCGAGGACCGAGCCGCGGTCATCCAGCGCGCTTTCGACCGCATCGATGCCTCCTACGGGCAGCGACCCAGCGCGGTGAGCGCCGCCGTGGTGTGGGGTACCGGCGCCCAGCTTGCCGACGTCGCCTCTACCCCCTCCGTCGCCGCCGTGGAACCCGCGCCCGCCGACGCCGCCTGGGGCAGCTTCGCCATCCGCCCTCCCAGCTAATATCGCCCTCCTTGGGGCCTGCGGCGCGCATTGCCCACGCAGCGCTTTTAGCATCAGGGACATGGAACACATTCGGGCTTATATCG from Corynebacterium tuberculostearicum includes the following:
- a CDS encoding RluA family pseudouridine synthase, which gives rise to MNRQMRSFPIPEGLEGMRADAALAKLLGLSRSATAQLCAEGSVTIDSQELSKSERLTSGNVVSVLLPEPEKPLLPREELVEGMDVLYSDADIICVHKPVGVAAHPSVGWDGPTVIGGLRAAGYTVASSGPTERQGIVHRLDVGTSGVMIVASSERAYSALKHAFKCRSVKKTYHAVVQGLPDPIEGTIDAPIGRHPKSGWKFAVLDDGKAAVTHYSLIEAFREASLNEVNLETGRTHQIRVHMSATGHPCVGDPMYGSDPNLAKRLGLERQWLHAVKLGFTHPGTGKWFEIKAPYPADLEHALEVLRG